TTTTTGCACAATTTTAGCTGTCAAAAAGTTTGGCAGCAAATTCAGCAGTCGAATAAGAAAATAAAATCTAAGCGGAAAAGCATAAAAGATTTTATTTTTATCGATTGCTTTTTTAATCCTTGCTACACCCTCTTTCGTCTCAAGTAAAAACGGCATATGAAAATCATTTTTATCGGTAAGTTCACTTTTTATAAAGCCAGGCAAAATATTAATCACCTTTATCCCCATCGGAGCATACTTATAGCGCAATCCTTCAGCATAAGCATTTAAAGCCCGTTTTGATGAGGAATATACCTTAGAACTCGGCATAGAGAATAAAGATGCCAGCGAAGAGATAAATACTATCTTGCCTGATTGCTGTTTTGTAAAAATAGGCAATAATACTTCTAGGATAGCATGATTTGCTAAAACATTTACATCATAAAGTTTTTTAAACTCTTCTATTGTAGGTGTCTGAGTATGGGAATGTCCAAGTGAAATACCCGCGTTTAAAATAACCATATCTAAAGATTCTATTACTGTTAACTTCTCTTGCAACTCTTCAAACTTTGTCACATCAGCAACTATAATTTGAACATCTTTACATAAAGGGATAAGTTTTTCTTGTAAGGTTTTTAATTTCTCTTCTCTTCGAGCTAAGAGGATAAGCTCATTCTCTTTTGAAGCGTACTGAAACGCAAGTTCTGCACCAAGACCCGAACTTGCACCAGTAATTAAGATTTTCATCTTGAAGTTATACTATCCTGATCATTACAGGCTGTGCATGTACAAACTCTTGTGCTTCAAGATCTTTGATCATCTTTTGTACATCTTTTTCAACCGCAACATGTGTTGAAATAAGCAGGTTTGCAGAGATATTATCTGCAGGGCGTTGTAAAATAGTCTCGATTGAGATATTGTTGTCTTCAAATAGTTTCGTAACACGAGCAAGTACACCAGCCTTGTCACTAACATTAATACGAAGATAATATTTTGACTCAATCTGCTCTACAGGTTTAAGAGTTAACGTATCACCCTCCATTGGACGATCAAATCCAAGCATCGGTGTTGATTTTCCACTTCTTGCGATATCGATGATATTTGCAACTACCGCTGAAGCCGTAGCATCGCCGCCAGCTCCCGGTCCGTAGTAAAGCGTCTCGCCAACTTTATCACCAACAACAGAGATACCATTCATAACACCGTCGATTTTTGCGATCATTTCATCTTTTTTAATTAGACAAGCATGTACACGTAATTCAACTTCACTTCCTGTTTTCTTCGCAATTCCAAGAAGCTTGATCGCATAACCAAACTCTTTAGCAAAAGAGATATCATCCTGAGTTACGTTCTCAATACCCTCGATCAAAATATCTTCAGGTTTTGCATCGATTCCGTATGCAATAGAAGCAAGAATAAGCAGTTTATGAGCAGCATCATATCCGCCTACATCAAAACTTGGATCAGCTTCAGCATATCCTAAATCTTGAGACTCTTTAAGGATCGCATCATAGTCAACACCCTCATTTGTCATCTTAGTCATCATATAGTTACAAGTACCGTTCATGATACCCATCATAGACTCAATATGGTTTGCTGAAAGACCGTCACGAAGTGCATTAATGATTGGAATACCGCCCGCAACACTCGCTTCATATTCAAAAGGTAAATCTTGTGCTATCTCTTGAAGTTCGTATCTGTGGTACGCTAAAAGTGCTTTGTTTGCAGTTACTACCGCTTTGCCTGATTTAAGAGCACGTTTTACAACATCAAACGGCTCTTCAACCCCACCCATTAGCTCAACAACTACATCGATCTCGTCGTCATTCAAGATATCATCAACATTATCTGTTAAAGTGATATCTAAACCTCTATCTTTTGCAAGGTTTTTAACAACACCGCTTTTTACAACAATGTCACGCCCTGCACGAGCAGAGATCACATCTGCATTATCTTTTAAGATATTTGCAACGCTAGTCCCTACTGTTCCAACACCTATGATTCCAACTTTAATCACTTATTATCCTTACATCCGTCAAACTGTTTTAAAAATGTTTTGATATTTTTTGCTGCCTGGCGAATACGGTTGTCATTTTCAATAAGTGCAATACGCACATACCCTTCACCGTATTCTCCAAAACCGATCCCTGGAGCTACCGCTACGCCCGCTTCAACAAGTAAACGTTTTGAAAATTCTAAAGAACCTAAATGAGCAGCACAATCAGGAATTTTTGCCCAAGAGAACATACTTGCTTCATTTTTCTCTATATGCCATCCTGCACGCTCAAACGCTTCTATAAGTACTTCTTGACGGTGGTTGTATTTTTCAGTGATATCTCTTACACACTGCTGTTCACCGTTTAGTGCTACAGTCGCAGCTACTTGGATCGGTGTAAACATACCGTAATCTAACCACGATTTAATTTTTTGTAATGCACCGATAAGTTTTTTATTTCCAACAAAGAAACCTACACGCCATCCAGCCATGTTATACGATTTACTTAAAGTAAAAGACTCAACCGCTACATCTTTTGCGCCAGGTACACTCATAATTGAAGGTGTTTTATAACCGTCAAAAGTGATATCTCCATATGCGATATCAGAGATTACGTAAAATCTTCTCTCTTTTGCCATAGCTACAAGTCTTTCATAAAACTCCGGTGTAACTGTTGCAGTAGATGGATTATGCGGGAAGTTTACAAGCACAAATTTTGGTTTTGGAGAACTCTCTTTGAAAACTTTTTCTAAGTTCTCAAAAAACTTATCCTCATCCAAACGATATTTTTCGTCAAATTCGATTCCGAACTTAATAACATTTCCACCCGCTAAAATAAAAGAGTACTCATGGATTGGATATGTAGGATCCGGAACAACTGCTACATCACCTGGATTTGTAATCGCATACGTAAGGTGAGCATATCCCTCTTTTGAACCCATAGTAGCTACACATTCAGTCTCAGGGTCAAGTTTACAGTCGTATCTTCTTTCATACCAGTCTGCAATAGCTTGAAGTAGTTTAGGAATACCTTTTGATGTAGAGTATCCGTGTGTTTTAGTTTTTTGGGCTGATTCTACCAGCTTTTCACGGATGTGTTCAGGCGTGTCACCGTCAGGGTTTCCCATAGAAAAGTCAATTACATCTTTTCCTGCACGGCGCTCTGCCATTTTTATCTCGTTTACCTCAGCAAACACATACTTAGGAAGTCTCTCAACTCTATTAAATTTAAACTCGTCAAACATTTTAATTGCCCTCTAAAAATATTGACGATATTTTAGCAAAATTTGTTTAGAATTATCTTGAGCCTTTTGGGTAAAAGATCAATTCATCTTTGATATTTTTTAAAGTATAAAGATCTGAAATTTTCATATATGTTGCATTTTTTGGAATCTCTAAATAAAGTCCCTTGTATATAGTCTCTTTTTTGATCACTTTTAAAAGGTGTAAAGAGCTGTCATAGTATGCTATATAAGGATACCAATGGTTTCTAGAACTGCTTTGTACATCTAGTGTTTTTATCTTTGAAACATCAAACCAATGCTCATATAATGAACGTTTTCGTACAGATTGTTTAGAGTCTTCTAATTGTTCTACATTTAATTTTGCATGTGAAATATCTATAAGATAAGACCACTCTTTTGCATTATCTCTTTGAATATCTACAATTTCACACAGTTTTTTCTTTAACTCTTTTTGTAATAGTAATGGATCTGTCGCATACTCAGATGTAAGATTGATACTCCATATAAATTCAGAAGCATCTCTTGTAGAAGCGATAGTCACATATTTGTAGTAGCCTAAAGAGCTTAAAGTATCACCGATAATTTTCACAAAAAAGATTGGAGA
Above is a window of Sulfurimonas marina DNA encoding:
- a CDS encoding SDR family NAD(P)-dependent oxidoreductase, with translation MKILITGASSGLGAELAFQYASKENELILLARREEKLKTLQEKLIPLCKDVQIIVADVTKFEELQEKLTVIESLDMVILNAGISLGHSHTQTPTIEEFKKLYDVNVLANHAILEVLLPIFTKQQSGKIVFISSLASLFSMPSSKVYSSSKRALNAYAEGLRYKYAPMGIKVINILPGFIKSELTDKNDFHMPFLLETKEGVARIKKAIDKNKIFYAFPLRFYFLIRLLNLLPNFLTAKIVQKLS
- a CDS encoding homoserine dehydrogenase gives rise to the protein MIKVGIIGVGTVGTSVANILKDNADVISARAGRDIVVKSGVVKNLAKDRGLDITLTDNVDDILNDDEIDVVVELMGGVEEPFDVVKRALKSGKAVVTANKALLAYHRYELQEIAQDLPFEYEASVAGGIPIINALRDGLSANHIESMMGIMNGTCNYMMTKMTNEGVDYDAILKESQDLGYAEADPSFDVGGYDAAHKLLILASIAYGIDAKPEDILIEGIENVTQDDISFAKEFGYAIKLLGIAKKTGSEVELRVHACLIKKDEMIAKIDGVMNGISVVGDKVGETLYYGPGAGGDATASAVVANIIDIARSGKSTPMLGFDRPMEGDTLTLKPVEQIESKYYLRINVSDKAGVLARVTKLFEDNNISIETILQRPADNISANLLISTHVAVEKDVQKMIKDLEAQEFVHAQPVMIRIV
- a CDS encoding LL-diaminopimelate aminotransferase; protein product: MFDEFKFNRVERLPKYVFAEVNEIKMAERRAGKDVIDFSMGNPDGDTPEHIREKLVESAQKTKTHGYSTSKGIPKLLQAIADWYERRYDCKLDPETECVATMGSKEGYAHLTYAITNPGDVAVVPDPTYPIHEYSFILAGGNVIKFGIEFDEKYRLDEDKFFENLEKVFKESSPKPKFVLVNFPHNPSTATVTPEFYERLVAMAKERRFYVISDIAYGDITFDGYKTPSIMSVPGAKDVAVESFTLSKSYNMAGWRVGFFVGNKKLIGALQKIKSWLDYGMFTPIQVAATVALNGEQQCVRDITEKYNHRQEVLIEAFERAGWHIEKNEASMFSWAKIPDCAAHLGSLEFSKRLLVEAGVAVAPGIGFGEYGEGYVRIALIENDNRIRQAAKNIKTFLKQFDGCKDNK